A region of Peromyscus maniculatus bairdii isolate BWxNUB_F1_BW_parent chromosome 7, HU_Pman_BW_mat_3.1, whole genome shotgun sequence DNA encodes the following proteins:
- the LOC102907592 gene encoding preferentially expressed antigen in melanoma-like protein 7, with the protein MVAAWPFPCLHVGMLMKTPNLKTFQAVLDGVDMHLKREFHYGSEKLQVLDLRNVHHEFLNIWTGREDGAWSAETVDERPVVKDLPRYALRRRHVKVITDLYLRFHLNEEQACFLQWVQQRKDFLKLHYMNIKIWTVPMCTVKEILNVFHPGHIEDLELNLAWDVSKMAQFASCLGKMRSLRKLFLKNKAPNTFRPHKQILWSLTTCLETLSIKNCEMSSSDLKYFPLSHSLHQLKQLDLRGSEFVTSCLKPLGVLLENVAGTLESLDLQGCNMDDSQLTDLIPALSKCSQLTEVNFSYNDFSMPVLKDLLHHTANLIKMSVEYYPAPLQCYNVSGYIEEDRYAQLCHELMDILRAIREPCSIFFSTNACHVCNENCDSEEYSENECCVFHLELCSCWQ; encoded by the exons ATGGTGGCAGCCTGgcctttcccctgcctccatGTGGGGATGTTGATGAAGACTCCCAACTTGAAAACCTTCCAGGCTGTGCTAGATGGAGTAGACATGCATCTGAAAAGAGAGTTTCACTACGGGAGTGAGAAACTTCAGGTGCTCGACCTGAGGAATGTTCACCATGAGTTCTTGAACATATGGACTGGAAGAGAGGATGGGGCCTGGTCAGCAGAGACTGTGGATGAGAGGCCTGTAGTGAAGGACCTTCCCAGATATGCACTGAGGCGGAGGCATGTGAAGGTGATAACTGACCTCTACCTCAGGTTCCATCTGAATGAAGAGCAAGCATGCTTCTTGCAGTGGGTCCAGCAGAGAAAAGACTTTCTAAAGCTGCACTATATGAACATTAAGATCTGGACTGTGCCTATGTGCACTGTCAAAGAGATCTTGAATGTTTTCCACCCAGGACACATTGAGGACCTGGAATTAAACCTGGCCTGGGATGTGTCCAAAATGGCACAATTTGCTTCCTGCCTTGGAAAGATGAGAAGTCTTCGTAAACTCTTCCTGAAAAACAAGGCCCCAAACACTTTCAG ACCACATAAACAAATACTCTGGTCCTTGACAACTTGCTTGGAGACTCTCTCCATCAAAAACTGCGAGATGTCAAGTTCGGACTTGAAATATTTCCCCTTGAGCCACAGCCTTCATCAGCTAAAACAGCTGGACTtgagaggatctgagtttgtgACTTCATGTCTCAAGCCTCTTGGAGTGCTGCTAGAAAATGTAGCAGGTACTCTGGAGTCTCTGGACTTGCAGGGTTGTAATATGGATGACTCTCAGCTCACTGACCTCATCCCTGCCCTCAGCAAGTGTTCCCAGCTCACCGAGGTTAACTTTTCATACAATGACTTCTCCATGCCCGTCCTGAAGGACCTTTTGCATCACACAGCCAACTTGATCAAGATGAGTGTGGAGTACTACCCTGCCCCTCTGCAATGCTATAATGTTTCCGGTTACATCGAGGAAGACAGATATGCCCAACTTTGTCATGAGCTCATGGATATACTGAGAGCCATAAGGGAGCCCTGTAGCATCTTCTTCTCCACAAATGCCTGCCATGTATGTAATGAGAACTGTGACTCTGAAGAGTACTCTGAAAATGAATGCTGTGTCTTTCACCTGGAGCTTTGTTCTTGTTGGCAGTAA